A genomic segment from Sander vitreus isolate 19-12246 chromosome 3, sanVit1, whole genome shotgun sequence encodes:
- the LOC144515319 gene encoding ADP-ribosylation factor-like protein 14, whose protein sequence is MGTYGSKPRKQAQVLMLGLDGSGKTTLLYRLKYNESVVTVPTVGFNVETLETDRSSPGLTVWDVGGQKKMRPHWRHHYIDTAGLVFVVDSWNQRRLDEARKELHRVLRYESLRGVPLVVLGNKQDLHGALSPEALCLTLDLKRVCEGRAWFIQPCSATTGMGLEEGFRRIVYLMKTPFKQTQEDIKVKMKSKGFSVTAVKQVLRCSR, encoded by the exons ATGGGCACGTATGGATCCAAGCCTCGGAAACAAGCACAGGTCCTGATGCTGGGTCTGGACGGATCAGGGAAGACCACCCTGCTCTATAGGCTGAAGTACAATGAGAGCGTGGTGACCGTGCCAACTGTGGGCTTCAACGTGGAGACACTGGAGACTGACAGGAGCAGCCCGGGCCTGACGGTGTGGGACGTGGGGGGCCAGAAGAAGATGAGGCCCCATTGGAGGCATCACTATATTGACACAGCCGGACTGGTGTTTGTAGTGGACAGCTGGAATCAGAGGCGGCTGGATGAGGCCCGCAAAGAACTTCACCGG GTCCTGAGGTACGAGAGTCTCAGAGGAGTTCCTCTTGTGGTCCTTGGCAACAAACAGGACCTCCATGGCGCTCTAAGTCCAGAAGCGCTTTGCCTGACACTGGACCTGAAAAGAGTGTGCGAGGGCAGGGCCTGGTTTATCCAGCCCTGTTCAGCCACCACCGGCATGGGACTAGAGGAAGGTTTCAGGAGGATAGTCTATCTGATGAAGACTCCATTTAAACAGACTCAAGAGGACATTAAGGTTAAGATGAAGTCTAAGGGCTTCAGTGTCACAGCTGTGAAACAAGTCTTGCGCTGCAGCAGATGA